tcgAATGAGTCACTTTTATTTCTACCtttttgtattaaattatgtcataTGTACAAGACgtttaataatttcattatagaataataaaataattatcataatagtatttttttaatttctaataatagtaggtgttattatatataaatcttaactaaaccaataaattaaaactagtATTATGTTCATTactatttgaaaaaataattattgaaattaaaatatgttaattaaataaattacaattttaattaatatatccaAAATATACCTAACATATGTtcttttactatatatttataaaaagaagttctctttataacatttttcatatttctttttaaaacaaaattgatgtatacgtaaaataaattatattcttattaaatatagtaataataaaaatttaatttgtaactTAATAGTGATTCATAAAatgttctaaaaaatttaaattttataacatactatctatatataaaaatataccgATTTccatatttttatagaaaacatactatttcttttttgattttatgttTACCTGcaattttcaattataatcTTCAAAATTCAACTCAAAACCCTATACTATTACCAATTTCATGAAAATGacatttatttatcaattataattcattttcaatcaaaacaattaaaattctatctaaaaaaatagattgTACTTACTCGATCTAtctttcaattaaaaaattaaaaatctaagatctgattattttttatttaataattaactgttattttaaaattattaaagaataataatatgaatagattaatagaaaaagaaaaatgaaaataccatatttagctaaagtgaaaaagaaaaacggaGAGGACTTTTAagaatatagaaatagaaacattgaaaaaattagaaaaagaatgttcacatatttttaaaataaaatttcagttaaatgaaaaataaatcttacagtaaaagtgatatatttaatttttttagatatttgtAAAAGAATCCTAAGAAAATAAGCTTCAAATACATCGATCAAGTGTGACTAAGATTTTCTTAAAAGACtcatgttttctatttttataattgatccATTAACTTTTAAGttacttttaaaaagaaaCCATGCTATTAAAATTTGTgccaaaattttacaaaatttattacttCCTTCGTCCCACCGCATCTCTGGCGTGTTCCCACCTGTACaaagattataataataataaacatgtTTTCTTGACGTCTTTCAGACGTCCACCCGTGTCTTATCTTTGTTGTTTCCGACATGCGTACGGCAACTTCCCTGGTGCTTCATCGATCCTACTTGCCTCAAACTTTCGGAGACCCTTTTGTGCTTTTGTTGTGAATTTCAAAGTTAATGGATGTTTTACCAGTTTATTTAGCTCCACAATTGGAGTAAGATTTAATGGTCTACcgattgataaagaaaatcCGGGTTAATGCTGTGGGTTAGAGCCAGACAACATGGCTAAACTTGGCTTCTTAGACTGGGCAAGCTACAGCCTATTGAATACAGTCTGCAACTAGAAGAATTCATATAATCAAGCTCCACTGATTTCAACGCGTAAAATTGTGATCTCCTTCAATACCTTTTAAGCTTTCCCTAGTCAGAACATGCCTCATAGCATCTCTACTTAGGCAtatataatttgttatttgCATCCACTATGTGTTCTAGCTCTAATGTTATGCAATTATCACATTCAATACACGCACAAggattttcttccttttgagGAGAGTTCATATATGTTTCTATTATACAACAGCTGCAGTTTCATACCACCTTTGATTCATTCTGGAAGAAGATGCTTACCATTGAAGCCGGGAACTGGCAGCCTGCATCAGTGGGTGAGCAAAGTACGCACCTAAAGTCAATGCagttattgaaaaatatggcAACCGAACGAATTCCTTAATATAATCTTTTGGCAACTCTTGACGACCATCAAGGATAGCAGCAAATGGAACAATACTTGTACGCCTCCTTACTACTTCAAAAGCCTCACCATATCGCTTCGCTAGTCTCCGGTCACCATTCCACACACCAAATAAATGGTGTCCAACTAAACCAATGGATGCAACAGCAGCTACGGAATTCCCAATCCAAATTGTATGAGCCAGGCACCAAATCACCTGGCCAACCATCTGAAAAGAAATACAGGTCTGTTAATGTGGAGGCGTGTTACTAAGAAAGATGCCTTAGAGAGTTTTTGGTCACCACATAGACCAGCAGTGTTAGCCTTCATTTTGGTAGCACTTCAAGTATTTTTCCTAGGATTtgtcttctttcatttttctttttaattttagaaaacgcATATGGCAACTTTTCCAAATGTGAACTTTTTGCTTTCTGCAGGCAGGCTCCAGTCAGCATCTATGCAGTTCAGTTCTTTTAAAAATGTGCTCTAGACCCGGAGAATTTGCAAGTTCATTCTCATGTGTCCGCCAAACATCCACCTCTTCTCCAACCAAAATTGTCCAATCCAGTGATGCCAAAAGGAACTCATCATACTCTAACAGCATGGTGACTTAAAATAGTTTTGGTAGCTCACAAATTTGCAAATTACTGGAATATGGAATAGCATGGTGAGGCTGAATCTTAAGTCAGAAAGATTATTAAATTCAAGTCTAATGTTCATGCTCATCATCATAGATACATAGAAGTTTCCTTCAGATGCGCAGCGACAGGATTTTGTATACAtgcaaagagaaaaaatacaataaaataccTACCTGAGGGTGCCTGGTGATTCTCATTATCCCAGTTTCCCAAAGATGCATTTTAGGCTTATCAACAGCTGCTACTTCAAGTAGATTAAAGGTTGAAGgatagagaaaaaagaaagagataaaattaaagagcCACACAAGTTGATGTACTGCAGGAGCACTTTGAAGCTGCCATAACTGCACTCCATCATATCTGTGATTAATGAAATATACCTGGAATACAAACCACTTAAGAAGTGAGAGAGACAGAGAAAACAAACATCTTTCATGCAGTGGAAAGATCAAGAATTCTAATGAACTGCACATTAAGTTCGTCCAAAGCAACAATGATAACTCTTATAAAAAACTTGGGAACTCACGACAGTGCTCATAGCCAATGGAAGAGAAACCCCTGCAAACAAAACACGGTATGCTCGTTCTCCAATAAGTTCCTCACCTTTATCTCGTAGACTAGCTAAGCCACTGTGAACAGTGGCAAAAATGAAAATCAGGATCAACATTACAGCCTGCAAAAATTTCGTGGATTAGGCTTTTGTCATGAACATTTATAACATGTAAATTGATTCACAGCTCTCCTACTGAAGACTCAATTGCTTTGGCAATTCCTCTAGCTAATTTTAAATCATATCTAGATTTTTCCCCATCCCTCGCTATAATAATATCTCAGGGAGAAAAGATAACATGAATATGTATTAATCAGCCTTTGACATGTGATTAGAACTATAGCTTGTTTATGACACTGTACATTGTATGAATCCCAATTTCTATGATTTTGAGAACTTAAGATATTGCAAATATTGCCTCTTGTTGCCA
The Ricinus communis isolate WT05 ecotype wild-type chromosome 1, ASM1957865v1, whole genome shotgun sequence DNA segment above includes these coding regions:
- the LOC8262245 gene encoding 15-cis-zeta-carotene isomerase, chloroplastic; translation: MASSLILSNSFSSFPRRFTSNPTQLLLATSIPTFQNQTKYSISSKFLRPNPNSVPFSSRIIRTQTSIRDADTSSSSSVSEETVVGEDSAAFELGKQKMSSWIYFSVILGVALYVLDVAWIDNSTGFGKSFIQSVSTLSESHEAVMLILIFIFATVHSGLASLRDKGEELIGERAYRVLFAGVSLPLAMSTVVYFINHRYDGVQLWQLQSAPAVHQLVWLFNFISFFFLYPSTFNLLEVAAVDKPKMHLWETGIMRITRHPQMVGQVIWCLAHTIWIGNSVAAVASIGLVGHHLFGVWNGDRRLAKRYGEAFEVVRRRTSIVPFAAILDGRQELPKDYIKEFVRLPYFSITALTLGAYFAHPLMQAASSRLQW